The following DNA comes from Gopherus flavomarginatus isolate rGopFla2 chromosome 5, rGopFla2.mat.asm, whole genome shotgun sequence.
aatgacagcctttaggttgggctgtccacaggggtggagtgggcgggtgcatgaagccttcccccacgtgttcttacacgtctgggtgaggaagatatggaacatggtgagtggtgagggtggttacacagaggctgcagcggcactctgtgaccctgctgctgttcctgaagctccatcagacgtcggaggatgtcagtttgatcacgcagaagccccagtgttgcatcccgccaccgctgatcttcctgcctacacctctgatcttcctgccgccacctctcatctcgagcgtctctcctctcctcacgttggtccctcctgtcctcacattcactggcatctttcctgtaatttgataccacatccttccactcattcagatgagctctttcattgcgggttacttccatgatttccgagaacatttcgtctcgtgacttttttttcctccgcattatctgagatagccttcgggatggagtagggaggcttgaaaaatttgcagctgcatgagagaggtaaaagagggagagaagtattttaaaagatacattttacagaacaatggttatactctttcacagtgaacaacactattcaccttacatagtacatgtgatttcactacaaggttgcattttacatcttaatattgagtgcctgcggctctggtgttagaaatctcacagacgcaggtccgggcagcagaatttagcttgcatgcggccatggtaagcattgtctttcggcttctgcagcctttatatacacagtgccctcctttcccaaataccaagcaaatcccattcagtgctgcttctttcctgttaacatgcagcagcagaaaccacccccctatccaattctctgggatgatcactttacccctcccccccaccacgtggctggtagcagggaagatctctgccagccaaacgcgaaaaagctcagcgccattaccctcccttccctccccctgcttggctacctgcaaggaaggatttcttttaagcaacaggcaaacagcccagtaggaatggccatctctctccccttaattaaattcctgaatttcaaccaggttaccatgaacgatatcactctcctgaggataacacagtgagataaagaatggatgttgcttgaatgccagcaatcaccgggaccatatgcagctaggctttgtcatgcaatgatatggaacatggtgagtgttacttgctacatgcatggcgtgttcaagtgtcctaccatagtggacggaataaggctaccttgcccagaaaccttctgcaaaggcttttggagtacctccaggagagcttcatggagatgtccctggaggatttctgctccatccccagacatgttaacaaacttttccaataactgtactggccacaaatgcatcccaagtcctcagggcaaatcaatcattaaaaaacgcttgcttttaaaccatgttttatatttacaaaggtacactcaccagaggtcacttccatggcttcattgtctgggctactggcttgggagggctgggagggtaattttgtctgggtgagaaaaagctcctggctgttggggagaacggagtgctgtgtgctctctgcaagctcatcctcctcctcatcttccccgtccgcagaatcctcagccatggctgagattaccacccccacctcggaatccacggacaggggtggtggggtagtggtggcggaaccccctagaattgcatgcagctcagtgtagaagtggcatgttttcggccctgccctggaccttccgtttgcttctttggttttctggtaggcttgtctgtgctccttaactttcactctgaactgcactgagtccctggtgtaaCCTTTCTCCATcctagccttggaaattttttcaaatattttttcatttcgtcttttggaacgtagttctgttagcacagaatcctctccccatatagcgatcagatccagtacctcccatgcggtccatgctggagctctttttcgattctcagaagactgcattgttacctgtgctgatgagctctgcgtggtcacctgtgctggtgagctctccacgctggacaaacaggaaatgaaattcaaaagtttgcggggcttttcctgtctacctggtcagtgcatccaagttcagattgctgtccagagtggtcacagtggtgcactgtgggataccgcctggaggccaataccgtcgatttgcagccacactaaccctaatccgatatggtaatactgatttcagcactactcctctcatcggggagaagtacagaaaccagtttaaagagccctttatatcgatataaagggcttcgttgtgtggacgggtgcagcgttaaatcggtttaactctgctaaaatcagtataaacgcgtagtgtagaccaggccacagatgGACACTGCCCTACATTCACAGCCCCATTCCATTTACAGTCCCTGGGGTGCATCCAAAAATGGAGAtggattgttttcatttttaaaaaatcatgtttttccACATGCTCTCCACTTGCCATATAACAGATTGCTCATTAATTCAAGACACTGTGGACATATTTGCCAAGCTTGCCCTTCCTTGGGACTCAGTATATAAGGGCAGGGAAATCCCAAgccctgattctccattgtcctGCACCTTGCGAAGTCATCTACATCTGTGCAAAGGGGGtgaaaaatgctaccaaatcaaaatggtagcattttacactcactgTACCCAGATGTAAGAGCCCACACAAGGTGCAGAGCAATGAGGAATGAGGCCCCAGGATTCTTGCCTTAGCAATGTGGTGGAAATGTGCTGAGATGGCAGGAGCATGCCACCTGATCATGACGATACCAGCAGCTTGGCTAGCAAGGTTTTGGAGACAATTTTAGCTGCTTCCAAACAATAATAAAGACAAGTTGATTCCCTACTTATCATAATGTAGGTAATAACACATTGCTTTGCACTCATgcagctcaaagtgctttatgaaaACACGAAACCTGCCATCAGCCTGTTAGACTGGTCAattgtattatccccattttacagatggagaaactgaagcacagagacgtAAAGTGACTTACCGtaaacctagggtgaccaggtgtctggttttcgaccggaacactccatcaaaaagggaccctggtggctccagtcagcgcCACCAACTGGGctattaaaagtccggttggtggtgctgcgcgctaaggcaggctagtccctacctgtcctggctgacACTGTGCTGCACCGCAGAAGGGGCCAGCAGCTCCGCTCTTaggcggggggaagggagggcacagggctccacacactgcctccgccctgagcaccagctctgcactcccattggctggttcccagccaatgggagctggagggggcagtgcctgcagacgaGAGCGGCACGTGGAGTCTCCTGGCTGCTCCTGCCTAAGAcctggacctgctggccgcttctggggcacgTTCAGTATGGTGCTAGGACAGGCAGGcagtctgccttagcccccccGCTGCACCACTGACCGAGAGCTGGccatgccccaaccccaagctccaaccccctgccccagccctgagccctcctcaACCTGGgagtaccctcctgcaccccaaacccttcatccccacccccaagcctCCCCAAACTGGAttatcctcctgcaccccaaacccctcatccctggccccacccctgagccctcaccccctccagactccaacaccctgcctcaacctgcagccccctcccacactccaaatcctttggccccagcccccagcctggagccccctcgtGCACTCCAAACcgctcatccccaccccagagtctgcacccccagccggagccctcacccctcccataccccaactctctgccccaggctgaagccccctcatgcaccctgaaccctcatttctggccccaccccagagcctgcacccccagttaaggccctcaccccctcctgcaccactaccctctgccccagcccagtaaaagtgagtgagggcgtgggtggcaagtttgtagaaattttggtggtgcccagcacCCGCCtcccaactccgcccccccaaactccacccccacctgcctaaggctctgggcggggtttcggggggaggtctggggtgcaggtcctgggctggggattagggtgcaggaggggtgcaggctttgggatggagtttgggtgctgggtgcaggctccgggctggggccgggggtgggtatgcaggaggaggtgaggggtgcaggctttgggatggagtttgggtgcaggctctgggctgggggtgggtgtgTAGGAAgagggaggtggtgcacgctcaGAGGGGGTgcacactctgggagggagtttggggataggagggagtgcaggggtgagggttgtggggctgaggatgaggggttcatgatgcggggggctcACGGCTAGgccagagggttgggatgtggggtgagggctgtggggctgaggatgagggttcatgatgtgggggggctcagggctggggcagaggatcacggtgcaggggaatgagggttggggctgaggatgaggggttcatgatgcaggggggctcagggctgaggaagaggattagggtgaggggggatgagggctctggctggggctgaggggtttggggcgttggagaggctcagggctagggcagaagggcagggtaagggcagcctgccttgccaatAGGGgttggcaggcactaggaccctgaggcagcagacagcagttctgctgggAGCTACTCCACAGcgcaagcaggcaggggagaggcgggCGCTGAtttctgtcaggcagggacgcggcgcgGCCGGGGGGGGGAcgcacagggggaggggtggcaggtggaGTCTGgaacccgctccaggcagggacacgGCGCAGCGGGTGGAGACccgcgggggccggggcccgatccgggcagggccgggggagagacccagctccaaatattgctggagcagggcccccagccctgagtaTTCCTGGGGCTCGGGcgccgcaaatgtatataacctgccgcatatgagtgagggtggaggagtggGAGCTATCGAGGGAGAGGGAATGTAATGAATGGGTGGCagggcttcagggaaggggtggggttagAGTGTTCGGTTTTGTGAGACTAGGAAGTTGGCAGTCGTACCCAAACCACACAGTGAGTCATATAAACTGAGCTTAGAACTCAGAGCctcactgacccccagccccctgctgtatcCATTACAGTACACTGACCCTGCAGTCACAATTCAGTAACATCAGGTCAGACCACACCTCCTCTCAGGTATCAGTTATTTTGTCACCCAGATCTCAGACTGTGGTAGGGATGGGAATGGGAGGAGCCTCTGATTTGCAAGGGTAATAGCATCATCATACATAAGGCTAAGAAACATTTCTAATAA
Coding sequences within:
- the LOC127051893 gene encoding uncharacterized protein LOC127051893, encoding MHWPGRQEKPRKLLNFISCLSSVESSPAQVTTQSSSAQVTMQSSENRKRAPAWTAWEVLDLIAIWGEDSVLTELRSKRRNEKIFEKISKARMEKGYTRDSVQFRVKVKEHRQAYQKTKEANGRSRAGPKTCHFYTELHAILGGSATTTPPPLSVDSEVGVVISAMAEDSADGEDEEEDELAESTQHSVLPNSQELFLTQTKLPSQPSQASSPDNEAMEVTSAANFSSLPTPSRRLSQIMRRKKKSRDEMFSEIMEVTRNERAHLNEWKDVVSNYRKDASECEDRRDQREERRDARDERWRQEDQRCRQEDQRWRDATLGLLRDQTDILRRLMELQEQQQGHRVPLQPLCNHPHHSPCSISSSPRRVRTRGGRLHAPAHSTPVDSPT